From the Bradyrhizobium sp. CCGUVB1N3 genome, one window contains:
- a CDS encoding TniB family NTP-binding protein: protein MRGEGTYEHLDERYRRYAALPDDERIAWIKADRWIGFDQAEAALVRLNALLAYPPRDRMPCLLIYGDTGMGKTKIVRKFERAHPATFCQSTGVTNRPVVVAQVPSEPIERDLYRELLTSLQAPALVGGTLAREKDICRSLLRTVGARMIVLDEVNGMLAGTYRQQRIFLNALRFLANDLRVPLVCAGTDLARQALLTDAQLAERFEAFHLKPWKNNHAFARLLKSLAGILPLRAASDLESDVVRGRVHMLTSGVTARTFRLIETAAEEAIRSGRERLDRMSFGDDLVLPLVSMTRSVRGRAAPGMTQMAGE, encoded by the coding sequence CAAGGCCGACCGCTGGATCGGCTTCGACCAGGCAGAAGCAGCACTTGTCCGTCTGAATGCCTTGCTGGCCTATCCGCCGCGCGACCGCATGCCCTGCCTGCTGATCTATGGCGACACCGGCATGGGCAAGACCAAGATCGTGCGCAAGTTCGAGCGTGCGCACCCGGCCACATTCTGCCAATCGACCGGCGTGACCAACAGGCCCGTTGTCGTGGCGCAAGTGCCCTCGGAGCCGATCGAGCGCGACCTCTATCGCGAACTGCTGACCAGCCTGCAGGCTCCCGCCCTGGTCGGCGGCACGCTTGCCCGCGAGAAAGACATCTGCCGCTCGCTGCTGCGCACCGTCGGCGCCAGGATGATCGTGCTCGACGAGGTCAATGGCATGCTGGCCGGCACCTATCGGCAGCAGAGGATATTTCTGAATGCGCTGCGGTTTCTCGCAAATGACCTGAGAGTGCCGCTTGTCTGCGCCGGCACCGACCTGGCGCGCCAGGCCCTGCTCACCGACGCGCAGCTCGCCGAGCGCTTCGAGGCATTTCATCTCAAGCCCTGGAAGAACAATCACGCCTTTGCGCGGCTCTTGAAGAGCCTGGCTGGCATCCTGCCGCTGCGTGCCGCGTCCGATCTCGAAAGCGACGTCGTCCGTGGGCGGGTCCACATGCTCACCAGCGGCGTCACGGCCCGGACTTTCCGGCTGATCGAAACGGCCGCCGAGGAGGCGATCCGGTCGGGACGGGAACGGCTCGATCGGATGAGCTTCGGCGACGATCTCGTCCTGCCGCTTGTGTCGATGACCCGATCTGTGCGCGGACGGGCGGCTCCGGGGATGACCCAGATGGCGGGGGAATGA
- a CDS encoding TniQ family protein — MQGRLPVAPRPYRDELLSSWLARVACRYGLTARELAGHFAAGGNGLSSFQPIDDRAPLAGQTRVWAQACGVDPERLERLSLSRRYPRRPRSWYARRGPEWAPSAMTGSCPVCFACFAADRDAGRDAYLRAGWMLAERCICPIHDRLLYDRCVSCHRRLSVAFRLLDGGARPVCSSCGLILIDRGGEGGRPQDRALLGRALAVQQRISVTVKQAPEEQQLEKALATLWAPLDHAAAARPVLALWINEPGWRCPTKPGMPSAPKRRSDSCRCAGAFSPCLPWTMFSAPNCAWTVRWGPPRLTWSGVPQHPKFAPEPGRRDRRPGDSVMLRLRALARSLTNSDSASPQWRSGNLIMVREISAQALEIHLAAQGRARCRPRARLA; from the coding sequence ATGCAAGGGCGTCTGCCTGTGGCGCCACGGCCCTATCGCGACGAATTGCTGTCGTCGTGGCTGGCACGGGTGGCATGCCGCTATGGCCTGACGGCGCGCGAACTGGCAGGCCATTTCGCCGCCGGCGGCAATGGCCTGTCCTCGTTCCAGCCGATCGACGACAGGGCGCCGCTGGCGGGGCAGACGAGGGTGTGGGCGCAGGCTTGCGGTGTCGACCCCGAGCGACTGGAGCGCCTGTCCTTGAGCAGGCGTTATCCGCGGCGTCCCCGGTCATGGTACGCGCGCCGGGGACCGGAATGGGCGCCATCGGCAATGACCGGGTCATGCCCGGTCTGTTTCGCCTGCTTCGCAGCCGATCGTGACGCAGGTCGCGATGCCTATCTACGAGCCGGCTGGATGCTTGCCGAGCGCTGCATCTGCCCGATCCACGACCGGCTGCTTTACGATCGCTGCGTGTCGTGCCACCGGCGTCTTTCCGTGGCTTTCCGCTTGCTTGACGGGGGCGCGCGCCCCGTCTGCAGCTCTTGCGGCCTGATTCTGATCGATAGGGGAGGGGAGGGCGGCCGCCCGCAGGACCGTGCCTTGTTGGGAAGGGCGCTTGCGGTCCAGCAGCGGATCTCAGTGACCGTCAAACAAGCTCCCGAAGAGCAGCAGCTTGAAAAGGCGCTTGCGACCCTCTGGGCGCCGCTTGACCATGCTGCAGCGGCGCGACCCGTGCTGGCGCTCTGGATCAATGAACCCGGCTGGCGCTGTCCCACGAAGCCAGGCATGCCGTCGGCGCCGAAGCGCCGCTCGGACAGCTGCCGGTGCGCTGGCGCTTTTTCACCCTGCTTGCCCTGGACGATGTTTTCGGCGCCGAACTGCGCCTGGACCGTGAGATGGGGGCCGCCGCGGCTCACCTGGTCCGGCGTGCCGCAGCACCCAAAATTCGCACCGGAGCCCGGCCGCCGCGACCGCCGGCCAGGCGATTCAGTAATGCTGAGACTACGTGCTTTGGCACGCAGTCTCACGAATTCCGATTCAGCCAGTCCACAATGGCGCTCCGGGAATCTCATAATGGTGCGCGAGATTTCCGCCCAAGCCCTTGAGATTCATCTGGCCGCACAAGGACGCGCGAGATGTCGTCCGCGCGCCCGATTGGCGTGA
- a CDS encoding DUF1403 family protein, whose translation MPPRARTLPEAPPTVPPAPSWARQVASAQAADDAMFLAGGALAALHPIARSEHPLGQLWRYRLALASAAVLARNSGRREDEASLRDAWYLRRTTDDPGPGGRILAAWRQLGARAAMAPDDWLMTLSVRFELRVDTALKDVVTAATQLAAGQGSAVAAAAEIAALSLRFVPASEPLALWLADVVLAHRLNWPIAVPLIASQVRRADLRAAGKAGGVDDAWLSACALAYARAAAAAAELYADLVRRANRLLAVAPKLRGKDADRMVGILLMEDAQAAGAGPSASDRSTRRLFERLVLLGAVRELTGRPTFRLYGL comes from the coding sequence ATGCCCCCGCGCGCGCGAACTCTCCCGGAAGCCCCGCCGACCGTCCCGCCCGCACCGAGCTGGGCGCGCCAGGTCGCGTCCGCACAAGCCGCTGATGATGCGATGTTTTTGGCCGGTGGCGCGCTCGCCGCACTCCACCCCATCGCGCGCAGCGAACACCCGCTCGGCCAGCTCTGGCGATATCGATTAGCGCTCGCCAGCGCCGCTGTGCTCGCCCGGAACAGTGGGCGCCGCGAGGACGAGGCTTCCCTGCGCGACGCCTGGTATCTGCGCCGCACGACCGATGATCCCGGCCCGGGCGGGCGCATCCTCGCGGCCTGGCGCCAGCTCGGCGCGCGCGCCGCCATGGCGCCGGACGACTGGCTGATGACGCTGTCCGTTCGGTTCGAGCTGCGCGTCGACACTGCGCTCAAGGATGTCGTCACAGCCGCGACACAACTCGCGGCCGGACAGGGCAGCGCCGTCGCGGCCGCCGCCGAAATCGCGGCGCTGAGCCTGCGCTTCGTGCCGGCAAGCGAGCCGCTGGCCCTGTGGCTGGCCGACGTCGTGCTCGCTCACCGCCTGAACTGGCCGATCGCCGTGCCGCTGATCGCGAGCCAGGTCCGCCGCGCCGATCTGCGCGCTGCCGGCAAGGCGGGCGGCGTTGACGACGCCTGGCTTTCGGCCTGCGCCCTGGCCTATGCGCGCGCCGCCGCGGCCGCAGCGGAGCTCTACGCCGACCTCGTGCGACGGGCCAACCGGCTGCTGGCGGTGGCGCCAAAACTGCGCGGCAAGGACGCCGACAGGATGGTGGGGATCCTGCTGATGGAGGACGCGCAAGCCGCCGGCGCCGGCCCGTCCGCGAGCGACCGTTCGACGCGGCGGCTGTTCGAACGGCTGGTGTTGCTTGGTGCGGTGCGCGAGCTCACGGGACGGCCGACCTTCCGACTGTACGGGCTCTGA